The genome window GAGGCCAGCGACGTTCCCAGCAGCGGGGTCAGCAACTTGTAGGCATCCCCGATGTCAGCCACGCTCTGGTGACCGGTGGTATGGAACGTTGCCGCAGAAAGGATCAGGATCGCGGCGTTGATCAGGAACGCGAAGAGCAGCGCGAAGGTGGAGTCGAGGGTGCCGTATCGGATCGCCTGTCGCTTTGCTTCTGGCGTCGCTTCGATCTTACGCGTCTGCACCACGGCCGAGTGCAGATACAGATTGTGCGGCATCACCGTGGCGCCAAGAATGCCGAGCGCGATGTAGAGCATCGCCGGGTTGGTTATCACCTGCGCCGACGGTACCAGCCCCGCCAGAATCCCCGCCATCGAAGGCCGCGAGAGGAACATCTCGGCGGCAAAGCAGATGCCGACCGTGGCGACGAGCGCGATGACCAGCGCCTCGAGCCAGCGAAAGCCGCGATTCTGCAGCGCCAGGATCAGCAGCACATCGAGTGCGGTGAGCACCACGCCCCAGATGAGCGGAATGCCAAAGAGCAGGTTCAACGCGATCGCCGACCCGATCACTTCGGCCAGGTCGCACGCAGCAATCGCGATTTCGCAGAGGATCCAGAGCACAAAAGACACCGGCCGCGAATAGTGATCGCGACAGGCCTGGGCGAGGTCGCGTCCGGTCACCACGCCAAGCTTCACGGCGAGCATCTGCAGCAGGATCGCCATCAGGTTCGAGATCAGGATCACGCTGAGCAGGCGATAGCCGAAGGAGGCGCCGCCCGCGAGGTCGGTGGCCCAGTTGCCCGGATCCATGTAGCCGACCGCCACCATGTATCCCGGCCCGGCGAAGGCGAGCGCCTTGCGCCACCACGGTCCACCGATCGGTACGGATACGCTCTGGAAGACTTCGGGCAACGAGGGCTGATGTCGCGGATAGCGCCAGCCGCCAATGCCTCCGCTGCTGGGTGGTTCGGCCGAGACCGCCGGTACCGCGCTCATACCGCTGTGTCCACTTCGCACTGGCGGCAACAATGGAGCTGCTGCGCGAGATCGCGCCCGACGACTCGCTGCTCGTCGCCGAGGTCAAGCGTGATCGGTCCGGCAAATGGCTGGACCGCACGCACCGTGACTTCGGCGCCCGGCACGAGGCCGGCATCGCCCAGCCAGCGGAGCCGTTCGGCCGACCCGGAATCGACGCGCGTGATCACCACCGTTTCGCCAATGGCCACGTCGGGGAGTGGCACCGCAGCCACTTCATGCATCATCCCATCGGCCGTTGGAATCGGGTCGCCATGCGGATCTACCCGCGGGTTGCCGAGTGCGCGCGCCATTCGATCAATCAGGTCGTCGGAGACGGCGTGTTCGAGCCGCTCGGCTTCGTCGTGTACGGTGTCCCAGGAATAGCCGAGGAGCTTTACCAGATAGGCTTCGATGAGCCGGTGGCGCCGGAGCATCCGCAGGGCCGCACGACGGCCATCGCCGGTAAGGGTCACGCCCTTGTAGGGGAGATGCTCCAGCAGGCCTGCTTCGGCCAGCCGCTTGATCATCCCGCTCACCGACGGGGCCGCGAGGTCGAGCGCCTCGGCGATCCCGTTGGTGGTGGCGGGCTGACCGGCCTCGGAGAGGGTATAGATGGTTTTGAGGTAGTCCTCGACCGACCGGGTCAGGTCGGCGGCGGCATATTTAGTCATGCCTAATATTTGTAATTGCTCGGCCGAATTGTCAATACAAGGCCAGGCTAATCAACGCCGCGCCGCGGCGGCCCGCCTCGCCCGCCGACCGGCGCTCCACCGCCGGATAGCTCGATGGCCCGTCGCGCTGGCAGCCGCGAGAACTGGGACCGCGACCAGGAGGAAGACCAGTGAACGGGGGTTCCGGCTCCATCCCATCAGGCGTGTCACGACAATAGTCAGCCCGAGGACAGCCATTTCCCCGAGGAACTCCCACTTCCACTCGACTCGTTCTTCGGCATTCCGCCGGTTCATTGCCCCTCCCTGATTGGACTGTCAGTACCCAGCAACTGCCACCGCTGCAGCACCGGCGTCACGATCCGCTCGGTCATCCCCCAGAGAAATCCTTCCGGCAGGTGATATCCCTCGACCTCGCGATCGGCTCCGCGGATGTTGATCGAGGCGGTCCGAAATACTCCCGGCCCGGTGAGGTAGTCGAGGGTGACCCACCCCACCTGCGCCACCTCGTCGCTGACCTGCGGCACCATTTCGGCCTCGAGATGGAAGACAAACGGCCGCACCAGAATGGGCGGCAATACCGCCGACCGTGGTGCGAGGTCATCGAGGGTGGCGACATGCCAGGCCCGCTCGAGTTCCAGCCCGGTTTCCTCGCGAGTCTCGCGAATGGCGGTCGCAAGCAGGTCCTCGTCCTGACCGTCGCGGCGGCCGCCCGGGAGAGCGAGTTGTCCGGACCAGGGGTCGCCGACCCGATCGGCGCGTCGGATCAGGAGCAACCGGTCGGGATCGGCCACCAGGAGCAGCGCCACGGCAGCCTCGGGCCGGCTGGGGTCGTTGACGCGAATCGGATCCCGCGAAGCAACCCCGGCGATGAGCCGCTCCAGGCGGGTCAGCTCACGCATCGCCGGTCACCTCGGCCGCAGCGATGAAATCAAAGCGGGCCATCCTCAGTCCAACGTCCGGGAGAAGAACTTCACCGTCGCGTCAAAGAGTCGTTCACTGTCGGCTGACGGGCCACCCCAGGGATGCCTGGTGCCGAACATGTGATCCGCGCCATCGAGAAAGAGTGTCTCATGGCCCGCGCCCGCGACCGCATCGAGTGCCTCGGCCTCGGCGAACGGCACCGACTGATCGGCTCGTCCGTGCACCTGGAGCCAGGGCCGGTCAAGCGTGCGAGCGGCCTCGGCGATGTCGAGTCGGTCGTGCTCGTGGAGCAGGCAATCGGCGGCAACATCGAAGCTCAAAGGCATCTGGATGCGAAGTCGCTGGTGGAGGATCTGGATCGTGCCGGCCTGTCGCCACGCCTCAAGCTCGGCGTCGGAGTGGCGACGGGCAGTGCCGATCGCGGCCCATGTGGCTACGGCGGCAATCGCTGGGGTCTCTCTGGCAAGACAGAGCACCATGCCACCGCCGCGGGAGTGACCGACAACGCCGAGTGAACTTGGTGGCGCCACACCGAGGTTGCCGGCCGCGAGGGCACGGATCACGGCACCGAGATCGTCGAGCTCTTTCGAGTAGGTGTTGTGCGCAAATCGGTCGAGGCGGGTGAATTCCCCGGCTTCGTCGACTCCGGAACCGCTGACGGAAAGAGTTACGGCAGCGAATCCCGCTCGAGCGAGTCGCTCGGCGAGCGGTGGGAAGAAGGCGTAGTCCTTGAAGCCCTTGAAGCCGTGATGCAGCAGGACCGCTGGTTGCTTCGCGTTGCGCGATGCCGACCGCACATCGACAAGAATGTCACCGAGTGCACCAGGGAGGGTGTGATGCGAGAGTGTCGGCGTGGCCATGGGTGGAAGATAAGGACGCTTTCGACAGCGATCGCCTGCCTTGCGGCGGCGTGCAGCTCTCCGAGTGTTGTCGGCACCGACCCCACGGCAGATCCGCCATTCTCGTTCAGCGTCCCGGCGGGCTTCCCGACCCCGGTCGTGCCGGCCGACAACCAGATGTCGAGCGCGAAGGTGGAGCTCGGTCGCCGTCTCTTCTACGACGTCCGGTTGAGCCAGAACCGGACGCAGTCGTGTGGCTCCTGCCACAAACAGGCACTCGCCTTCACCGACGGCCGGATGACTGGTCTGGGAAGTACCGGGGAATCGCATCCGCGCAACAGCATGAGTGTCGTGAACATGGCCTATGCGGCAGCGCTGACCTGGGCCAACCCGCAGGAGGTGCAGCTGGAACTCCAGGCGGCGGTGCCCTTATTCGGTCAGCATCCCGTTGAACTCGGATTCACCGCACTCGACGACGCCGTGGCCATTCGGCTCGCTGCGGAGGCAGAATATCGCACCCGTTTCGGCGTCGCATTCCCGGGCCAGAGTAACAACGGCATCAATGTCGACAACATCACCCGGGCGATCGCCGCCTTCGAGCGCACACTGATTTCGGGAGGGAGCGCCTTCGACAAGGGGACGATGTCGGCGTCGGCGATTCGCGGCGAGCAGCTCTTTCGTTCACCACAGCTGGCGTGCGCGACCTGTCACGGCGGATTCACCTTCTCGGGGGCAACGTCTCAGCCACCGCCGGGGGCACCGCCGACCGAGTTCTTCAACAACGGGCTCTACAATCTGGGCGGGACCGGTGCCTATCCCGCCGACAACACCGGCCTTGTTGCCGTGACCGGCGTTGTGCAGGATATGGGTCGATTCAAGGCGCCGACGCTTCGTAACATCGCACTTACCGCGCCCTATATGCACGACGGGAGCGTGGCGACCCTCGATGAAGTGCTCGATATCTACGCCCGGGGTGGCCGCCTGATTGCCACCGGCCCGAATGCCGGCGACGGTCGCAACAATCCGTTCAAGAGCAACCGCGTCAACGGATTCGTTCTCGGGACGCAGCAGCGCGCCGACCTGCTGGCCTTCCTCAACGCACTCACCGACAGCGACTTCGTCGGTAACACCCTCTTCAGCAATCCGTGGCCCAAGGGGAGTGCGGCGAACCCCTAGCGCACCGCGGCTTCAAGCAGGGCGAGCTCGCCACGCGTGGCATCGAGTTCGGCTGTCACGCCGATGGGGAGTGTCCATTGATCGTCGATGTGGCCGATCGGGAAACCGGCGGCCACGGGCACCTTGAGCGGGGCGAAGTACGTGTGCAGCACCTCGTCGAGCCCGAGTGCACCACCATCGGTGCCGTTCTTCATCTCGGTGAATCGCCCCACCGCCACACCGGCCACTTTCTGCAAGGCACCAACGCCGCGCAAGTGCGCCAGCATCCGGTCGATGCGATAGACATCCTCGCTCACATCCTCGATGAAGAGAATCGCGCCATCGAGGTCAGGAAAGTGCGGCGTGCCGATGAGCGCCTGAAGCAACGTCAGGTTGCCGCCAATGAGAGGGCCGCGTGCTGCGCCAGGGGAAATGGAGATGATCCGCCCTTCCTTCGGCACCAGCACATCCGGCTTGGGAGCCGGACTGCCGAGGGTGCCGGGCGCGCTGACGGTTGTCAGGACGCGGTCGAAATGCCACCGTTGGAAATTCGGCATCGGCGTGCGCGCAATTGGTCCGTGAAATGTCACGACGCTGGTTTTCTTCCAGAGTGCCAGCAGCAGGACGGTGATGTCCGAGAAGCCGATCACCGGCTTCGGGTGACGCGCAAACCCGGCGAAGTCGACCCGGTCGATAATCCGGTTCATCCCGTTGCCACCACGCAGGCACCAGACGGCATCCACGCTGCTCGAGGCGAGCGCGGCGTTGAGATCGGCAAGTCGCTCGTCGTCGGTCCCGGCGAGGTAACCGTAGGCCTTGCCTGCGTTTGGCCCCACGGTCGGTTCGAAGCCGAGGGCGCGACAGAGCTCGGCACCGCGGTCGCGGTCGTCGCGCTCCAGCAATGGCCCGGAAGGTGCGATCAAGGCAACGCGTGCACCGGGCGCGAGGCGAGGTGGCAGAATCGGCTTGGGAAGCATCAGAACTCCGGTTACGATTGAACGACTTTTTCAGGAGACGGCGCCTGCGCTCGTCCCATCCGACTCAACTGGCGGCCGCCAAGGCCGTTCTCGATGCCCGCGAGGCGATGGTCGCCGAATGGGCTGACTGGCTCGACGATCGCGCCGGTTCCAGCGCCATTCCGCGCCCGAGCATCGAGCGGCAATATCGCCTGATCATCGACACCCTGGTCGAAATGCTGGGGCCGCTTCGTCGCGAAGCCAACCCGGTCTGGCAGCAAGCCATGGAACACTACGGCCGGACGGCCGCAGCGCGAGGGCTCGCCGCCGGCGAGGTGGTCGAGGAGCTGCAGCAGCTCCGCGTGATGCTGATCAAGTATATCGGTCCGTTCGTGGCGGCGATGCGGCCGCGTCGGGCCGTGGCCGTCTTCCTCCGCCTCAACGCGATCATCGACCGCGGTATCGCCTTCGCCGTGGTGGGTTACACCGATGCGCTGGTGGCCTCGCTGATGATGACCGACGAGCAAACCGAACACCCGCTCACCGAAGCCACCGCCGATTCGGTCGGCCGGCAGCTGAATGTCTTCGAATCGGAGCTCGGTGCCATTACGGCGCGACACTGATCTCACCCCCCAGCAGTTCCTGCATCGCCTTCCCCATCAGCTGTTGCATCAGCGGATTCTTCGGCGCCGCTCGCCACGTTGCAAGGATCCCGGCGCCTGCCGCGATCGCACGAGTGGCCGCCGCACGGTAGGCCGCGACATCGTTGGCGCGGACGGCGCGGTCCAGCACCGCGACCTCGGCCGCGATGGTACCACGGTGCACCTCGAGGGCGCGATGGACTGAATCGCCCGCAAGCTGCTCGAGTCGCATCCGCGGCCCCGCGGGCGCCTCCGCCAATCCGAGCGATCGCGCGAGTGACGTGAACGCCTGGGGATCGAGCCAGCCAGTCGGCGGCAACGGCAATCCGCGCGAGAGAAATGGCAATGTCGGATTGTCATGCGCGAAGACGCCGTTGGGTGAATCGACAAACCAGACGTGGGTCATCGTGAGGCGTCTGCCTGGCAACGAGAGCAGGGGATGCTCGTGCCATTCGTCGGCGTCGCCATCGAATCCCTCGGGCGTCGGCGCAGCCTGCGTCACCTGATAGGCGTAGGCCACGCCCACAAGTTTCGCCATGCCGTTCATGCGCGAGAACATCAGGACCGGCGGGTGCGCCAGATCGAACGTCGCGTTCAGCACCAGGTCGCGCTTGATCCAGTGCTCACCCTGGAGCGGCACATCGCCGAAGCGCGCGACGTACCCTGCCGCCGCCGCTTTTGCGGGAGTGTCGAACGCGCTGGCAACCTGCCGGGCTTCTGCGACCTGGGCGGCGGCCTTGGGCGACAGCGGCCCCGACATCGCTTGATGATCGTGCGCCTGGGCCATCAGACCCGGGACGAAAGCCACCTGAACCAACACGACCGGCCACTGAAGCTTCATCGGGCCACTCCTCACTGGATGTCACGAAATCAGTCGGTGGAAGATACGACGGAGATCCTGACGGCGGGTTAGCTTTCCTGCCGCTCGCCATCCCTTCCCTTCTCCGCTGAGGCCCTCGTGTTGCTCCCCTCGCTGCTGGCGCTTTCGCTCCTTGCTGGAGTTGGCCCGGGCGGCCCGCCGATCAAGTACAAGTTCACGTCGAAGAACGTGACCTCAGCCGATCTCTCCGCGATGGGTCAGGGCAAGCAGGATATCGCGATGAGCGTCACCGCATTCTTCGCCGTCACGATGACCGACACCACTGGCGGCCAGATCGCGCACGTGCTGATCGATTCGCTCCAGCTCGACGCTGGCCAGATGGGAGCGATGCTGCCGGACTCGATGCTGCAGACCAAGGCCGGGACGTTTTTCCATCTCTACATCGTGGACGGTCGCATCAAGGGCGGGATGACTCCATCGCAGATGAGCATGGGCGCGGCGCAGGCCATCCCTGGAGTGCAGATGCTCTTCTCCGGCATCAAGGCGGACCGGGCCGTTGGTTCGTCGTGGGTGGATACGCTTGTCGTCGACAGCACGGCGTCGGTGGCCGGAACCGACATGCACATCGCCAACAAGACCCTGACCACATGGACGGTGACCGCGCGCGACGGTGACAACGTCGTCCTCGACGCCACCACCACGGGCACCACGACGATGAACCTGATGGGCAATGACGTGCAGGCCACCACCAGCGGCAAGCAGCATCTGGTCGCTACCAGGCAGGGACCGCCGCGGGAAGGCACCAGTGAGACCAAGGCCGAGATGGCGATGGCGATGGGCGGCACCAGCATTCCGATGACCACCACGGTCTCGGCGACCTTGACCAGGCTGCCGTAGCGCCGCGCGTCACGCAGTACCTGGGCGCGCGCAATTGCGCCGTGTCAGACGCCGGCATCCCGCGAGGATGCCGGCGTGTTCACTTCCACCTCGCTATCGACAGCGCAACTGCACGCGGCCCTGATCCACCAGCTCGGTGGTGCGGCGTGCCTTGTACCGGTGCCGGCATCACAGCGCGGCGCGCACCTCGAAGTCGGAGAGCTCGCTCAGCTCCCGGTGTGGAGCACTGCCGCCACCGCCGCCACCGCGCGCGCACTCGGCCGGCTGCTTACCCGGGGTGGGCATCTGGGCCTCCTGCTCGCGCGCGATCCCGCGAGCGGCGATCACAGCATCGGCGTCACCATCGCGCCCTTCCGCCTGGTGGCGCTGGGGCCGGAGCCACTGACGGCGCTTCCCCTCCGTCGAGTTGCGCTCGGGATGCACCACGCGCGCGCCACCTCACTCGAGCAGGCGATCGCCTTTGCCGAGGCCCTCGACGTCGACGCAGCCGGTCGGCGTACCTTTTCATTGCTGCGCGGATTGCTCGATCGGGCCACGGCGCTTCTCCCCGGCCGAGTGCCTCGCGAAGAGCGCCACGCCTGGACCCTGGTGCAACTCACGCGGCTCCTCTTCCTCCGTTTCGTGGAATCGGAAGGGTGGCTCGACGGCAATCCCCGTTTCCTCGCCGACGCCATTGATCAGTGCCTCGGCACGCGTCGTGACCCGACTCGTCACCTGCTGCATCCGCTCTTCTTCGGGACGCTGAATCGGCCCCACGCACTTCGCTCACGCTTTGCACAGCGATTCGGCGCAGTCCCCTTTCTCAACGGTGGCCTCTTCGAACCGCATCCCATCGAGCGGGCGCGCCCGATGCGCCTCCCCACAGAATTCTGGCGCGACACGTTCGCTGCGCTGGTGGATCGGGTTGAGGTCTCGCTCGATGCCGAAGCGAGCGATGGCCGAGTGACGCCAGAACTTCTCGGGCGAGTCTTCGAAGGGGTCATGGATGTCGACGAGCGAAAACAGGAAGGGGCATTCTTCACTCCGCCCCGCCTCGTCGATGGCATCGTTCGCGAGGCCCTGGGCTGTCACCTCGCATACCGCCTGCATCGCTCGGAAGCCGCGGTGCTGCGATCGCTTCACGACCCCGACACCGAACTCTCCCGCGCGCTGCTCGACGTCACGATTCTCGATCCTGCCGTCGGCTCTGGCGCCTTCCTGGTGGGCGCGCTCGGCCTGCTTCACGGGCCGGGACCACGACATCCAGCACGGGTGCGACATCTCGTCACGCGGCGACTCTTTGGCGTCGATCGTCACCCCGACGCGGTGCGGCTCACGGAACTCCGGCTCTGGCTCGAAGTGCTCCGCGCGATGCGTGGTCGCCCGGCCCATCGCGTGCCACCGCTCCCCAATCTTGATGCGGCCGTGCGAGCGGGTGACGCGCTGCTCGATCCGCTCGCAGGGCATCCGCTGGCGCCGGGGAGTATCGCAGCGCTCGCCCGGCGACAGCGCGCCCTCGCCGCTGCGAGTGGCTCGACCAAGCGCAGCGTCCTCGCCGACCTCCGGCGCCTGGAATCCCGCGGCATCGTGGACGCCCTGATGCATCGTGAAGCGGCACTCGAGCGACGAATCACCGACCTCCTCTCTTCCGGCCGGCGCACCGATCTCTTTGGCGAGCGCGCCCGGCTGCCGCAGAGTGACGGTCGCGCCATCGCTGTGCTGCGGCAGGAGCGTGCCGAAGTGCGTCGCGAACGGCGCCGGACGGGCCGGGCACAGAGCGCCGCGCCGTTCGCAATCGCTGCGGCATTCGGCCCCGTGCTGGCACGTCGCGGCGGCTTCGATCTGGTCGTGGGCAATCCACCCTGGGTGCGAGCCGAGCGGCTCCCCGAGCCGATGCGCCGCGCGCTCGCCGTTCGATACCGCTGGTGGCGATCCACCGGCAGCGGGTGGCGCCACCTTCCCGACCTTTCCGTTGCGTTCCTCGAGCGGAGCTACCAGTTGCTGGCGCAACATGGCACAGTGGCCCTCCTGGTCCCCGCCAAACTCGCCACCGCCAGCTACGCGCGGGTCTGCCGCGATGCGCTTGGGACGGTGGCCACCCTGCATCGCGTCGCCGACCTCGCCAATGATGCCCGCGCCGGCTTCGACGCTACCACCTACCCACTCGCCATTGTCGCCTCTCGGCGCGGTCCACACGCGAGGCATCAGGTGCATCTCGGCCTCACCCTCGACGCACCAGCCACACCGCAAGCGGAGTGGTCCCGGGCCGATGCCTGGCTCCTGGCATCGCCAGCCGTCCA of Gemmatimonadota bacterium contains these proteins:
- a CDS encoding Nramp family divalent metal transporter; the protein is MSAVPAVSAEPPSSGGIGGWRYPRHQPSLPEVFQSVSVPIGGPWWRKALAFAGPGYMVAVGYMDPGNWATDLAGGASFGYRLLSVILISNLMAILLQMLAVKLGVVTGRDLAQACRDHYSRPVSFVLWILCEIAIAACDLAEVIGSAIALNLLFGIPLIWGVVLTALDVLLILALQNRGFRWLEALVIALVATVGICFAAEMFLSRPSMAGILAGLVPSAQVITNPAMLYIALGILGATVMPHNLYLHSAVVQTRKIEATPEAKRQAIRYGTLDSTFALLFAFLINAAILILSAATFHTTGHQSVADIGDAYKLLTPLLGTSLASTLFAVALLASGQNSTITGTLAGQIVMEGFLDIRLPPWLRRLITRMIAIIPAVIVTAMYGEKGVGALLILSQVILSLQLTFAVVPLVLFTSSKGKMGEFANHPVTAGVAWLVAIVIAGLNGWLLWGTARSWLA
- a CDS encoding metal-dependent transcriptional regulator, producing MTKYAAADLTRSVEDYLKTIYTLSEAGQPATTNGIAEALDLAAPSVSGMIKRLAEAGLLEHLPYKGVTLTGDGRRAALRMLRRHRLIEAYLVKLLGYSWDTVHDEAERLEHAVSDDLIDRMARALGNPRVDPHGDPIPTADGMMHEVAAVPLPDVAIGETVVITRVDSGSAERLRWLGDAGLVPGAEVTVRAVQPFAGPITLDLGDEQRVVGRDLAQQLHCCRQCEVDTAV
- a CDS encoding CoA pyrophosphatase, with amino-acid sequence MRELTRLERLIAGVASRDPIRVNDPSRPEAAVALLLVADPDRLLLIRRADRVGDPWSGQLALPGGRRDGQDEDLLATAIRETREETGLELERAWHVATLDDLAPRSAVLPPILVRPFVFHLEAEMVPQVSDEVAQVGWVTLDYLTGPGVFRTASINIRGADREVEGYHLPEGFLWGMTERIVTPVLQRWQLLGTDSPIREGQ
- a CDS encoding alpha/beta fold hydrolase codes for the protein MATPTLSHHTLPGALGDILVDVRSASRNAKQPAVLLHHGFKGFKDYAFFPPLAERLARAGFAAVTLSVSGSGVDEAGEFTRLDRFAHNTYSKELDDLGAVIRALAAGNLGVAPPSSLGVVGHSRGGGMVLCLARETPAIAAVATWAAIGTARRHSDAELEAWRQAGTIQILHQRLRIQMPLSFDVAADCLLHEHDRLDIAEAARTLDRPWLQVHGRADQSVPFAEAEALDAVAGAGHETLFLDGADHMFGTRHPWGGPSADSERLFDATVKFFSRTLD
- a CDS encoding MbnH family di-heme enzyme; this translates as MRECRRGHGWKIRTLSTAIACLAAACSSPSVVGTDPTADPPFSFSVPAGFPTPVVPADNQMSSAKVELGRRLFYDVRLSQNRTQSCGSCHKQALAFTDGRMTGLGSTGESHPRNSMSVVNMAYAAALTWANPQEVQLELQAAVPLFGQHPVELGFTALDDAVAIRLAAEAEYRTRFGVAFPGQSNNGINVDNITRAIAAFERTLISGGSAFDKGTMSASAIRGEQLFRSPQLACATCHGGFTFSGATSQPPPGAPPTEFFNNGLYNLGGTGAYPADNTGLVAVTGVVQDMGRFKAPTLRNIALTAPYMHDGSVATLDEVLDIYARGGRLIATGPNAGDGRNNPFKSNRVNGFVLGTQQRADLLAFLNALTDSDFVGNTLFSNPWPKGSAANP
- a CDS encoding LD-carboxypeptidase, which translates into the protein MLPKPILPPRLAPGARVALIAPSGPLLERDDRDRGAELCRALGFEPTVGPNAGKAYGYLAGTDDERLADLNAALASSSVDAVWCLRGGNGMNRIIDRVDFAGFARHPKPVIGFSDITVLLLALWKKTSVVTFHGPIARTPMPNFQRWHFDRVLTTVSAPGTLGSPAPKPDVLVPKEGRIISISPGAARGPLIGGNLTLLQALIGTPHFPDLDGAILFIEDVSEDVYRIDRMLAHLRGVGALQKVAGVAVGRFTEMKNGTDGGALGLDEVLHTYFAPLKVPVAAGFPIGHIDDQWTLPIGVTAELDATRGELALLEAAVR